taacaaatatatgtattaatagcagacgcccccgacttcgtccgcccttagaactCTTACACCCTTACTggcagtatcgctgtaaaaatggagtaacttctgccgttttcccaatatttcccttcactgcactgctcctattgatcgtagcgtgatgaaaagtatactataagtataacctgcccaggagtatgaaaaacaattgtaccaagtttcgttaaaatccgtcgagtagtttttgtttctataagaaagaaagaaaaaaagaaaatgtatttattactacattatactataacgaatatacagacagacagacagtatcgatcactaatcaccccccgaaagttattttgaaaatatatttcatgtagcggtggtagaatctttacaaatagtcaaacgaCGAATAGTCAAAAACTTTACGAATAGTCAAAAAaagtgacgtgtcaaaagtgcttgtaaactgagcctacttgaaataaatgatttttgattttgattttgtacagaattgacctctctacagatttattataagtatagataactagcggacgactgcgacttcgcccttagaccttcttaatgCGGTCTTCTtacaaaattcgttcttagcggacctctactatctataaactaacCCCCTGcccaatttcatctttgtacatcaagacctttcacatttatacaggatgctagtatttcccataactctagggatatatatattctttaccgaaaattaattaaaaatgtacaaagaacatgtgttataaaattaatattctcttagtaaataatatttattttgtaaataaatcctaaaatgtgtattttttgtgtacttatttagttttttcatttttaaaaatggattGCAATGCCGGAGCCATTCCCTATTCCAATTCCAGAATAAAAATTTGTTCTtatattgctcaataatctcctcATCTTCCTGTAATTAGTCCGGAcaagataaaaaaaacctaGTCTAATGCATCCGATAGCAAATATTATGATGACCTCTGAAAATTGTCCGACAATGCTTTTAAATGTTTCTTAATCTATTCtgcaattgtaattttttttatttcaataaacaaaccaacaaacaaacaattttagGCAGTGCATAGCATACAAGACAATAATagattgtataaatattttcatttaccacCATAATGTAGCTTGCGTCTGTTCTTCAGCATCATAGTACTAAGCCGTAATCGTGCCATAATCTTGGAATTTCTGAGCCACAATACGCCGTATATATGACGTAAATAGGTGCTGGTTGTTTGTATAGAGTTGTCGCTCTGTTTACACAGGGTGTGTCTAGGCGActgtgttttgttttcttttaatacATAGAATTGCTATTGGATGCAATCACTCCTGTATAGAAGATATTATTTGTCGTGAgtaagaaccgtgatagcccagttgatatgacctctgcctccgattccggagggaatgggttcgaatccggtcaggggcatgtacctccaacttttcagttgtgtgcattttataaattaaatatcatgtgtctcaaacggtgaaggaaaacatcgtgaggaaacctacacaccagAAAAactcctaattctctgcgtgtgtgaagtctgccaatccgcattgggcaagcgtggtggactattggcctaacccctctcattgtgagaggagactcgagctcagcagtgagccgaatatgggttgataatgaatgaatgaatgaatgaaaggtCGTATATGTATAACTGCCTCTTTGGTCgggtggttagtctatgtggttttggatcacgagggcCTGGGTTTGTATCCAGTTAAAATTTTCAGCCCGGAAGTTTCtgatgttacacccccgtgcctcggagagcacgttaaggcGTCGGTCTCGGtcactatcattatcatctcatagtggtcgttaaagaattttACATTACTTGGAGGAGTTCCTAAAAATAGGCCAtttaaatagactgataatgaagatgatgacgaagatgatgatggatgatgatgattgtaaaacaaaattatacttcAGTAGTTCCTTACAAAGCTTTATTCCAACTTTCTTTAATAAACGtaaggaacgctaaatcgcatagcggtacgtctttgcaaggacctttgtcttgtaaatccaccgcgcataccaatgcgccacggaggcaaaACTATCCactacccactaaaacccaacGCAACCCTCCGCGTCTTAAATGAAGCAGCAACGGATCAAATGGGACATTCCACGTTGCAAATAGGgtaactggaccaacgaggtagttAACGACCAACAAATAATATCCAATTTAATAAAGTAAGCGTGAAGACGTCTTATTTGTAAGTCAGCTGAAAATACTCGATGTTAATTATCTCGTAGTAACTTTATGTAATCAtgataattaaaacaaacatgtATGTATGCACACGTTTCGCACAGGTTTGCGTAGGtatgtttaattatttcaacACAAATTCTCGAGTAACTACTTAATCCAACGTTTTATTGGCATTGCGTAACCATTATTGTTATAATGTTTATTGTGATTGGTATCTTTAAAACTACTAATTATTCCTAATTCTAAAAATTGCCTCGACGGTCCAGTGGAGTCTGGGTTCGAGTACTGAGTTGGtacaatatgaaattaaaaaaaaatatgatatctaCTATATAtcatttatagatattttttaatcatttaaaaaaaaatcatatcttcCAAGCCACGACAGCTGAAACTCCAGGGTACCGTAATTACCCATAGTAAAAGCATATTCTGACAAAGATTCACCCTTCGTAAATGAGATATTTTATCTATCACAGTAAGACTGTCATCGCTTTAAGACTATTGTAGGTGCTCGGTCCAGTATTTCctctctctctagtcggtccctcaagactgaggatcgtgaccactcCTTTGACGAATCATCTTTTATcttacaatgctcctccatcttGTACGGTCATTGGCCATTTGGACAGGCACCTGTTTCTATCACTTCAGTCCATCAGGTTGAAGATCTACCCTCTACATTTCCCACCACAAACAGTAttttaagaaacaaaaaatttacccaaaaaagtttttaagtgccaatattttttcaaataactgCAAAATCTCGCCGTCTAATTATATAGGACTCGATTTAAACGTGGACTCGGCTAACATCGCGTGTCCTGTCTACATTGCGCAATAGTCCACTTATGGTCGTCTCCGCCCCCCGCGAAGACGGTGTGACGTCATTCGCACAAACGGATAACCGCCGCCTTCCTGTGGCTAACATTGAACTACTTCTGGTGGCGAACACCGGCCAAGTGCACCGAGGATGTTATTATGTTCCTACAAATAGAAACTGAATTCAAATTGAGCTTCGCCCACGTACTGTACCAATTCATGCTGTTTCCAGTTATATggcatttgatttttttatgcaaaACTAAAACCAGATCTGGGCTACAGTAGTGCTTCCGCCAATTCAAGCATGTTCTACCTATCTATGCTCGATTGATCTAAGTACTTCTAAAACTTTGATTTGGTGCGACTAAAGTGTAGAGTTTGTAGAACTTCAGATAAGGAATACATAATAACACATATTGTAAGATAGTGTTAGCTAATGGCTTATActtacagttaaattaaaagctGGTTCTCCATAATACCTGATTTTTATACAGTGCAAGAAATATGCATTCCCATTGGCATTGCCTTGCATGGAAATGTGGtgaggacgtccactgcaggaaataggccttttgtagggacttccaaacatcacgacactgcattcagcgaattcctgcgacttgATGTtgccagtccacctggtcgggtcggagggtcgaccaacactgcgcttactggtgaggggtcgccattccagcactttgggaccccaacgtctatcccATCTACGTcaacccattgccacttcagcttcgcaactcgtcgagctatgtcggtgactttggttcttctgcggatctccccatttctgattcgatcatgcagagatactcctaacatagcttcCATCGCCCTAAGTAATTAATGACAACaagtaattaatgttaatagaatctttttctttattttcaggTGGCCTAAAATAACCAAGATGGCGAGGCTTCCTTCGTATACCTATCTTCTTGCTGCGTCGATACTTCTAGCGCCCACGCTAGCGGCCGTCTGTCCCGATAGCTGTGTTTGCAGCACTACACGTGACGGCCTTCATCGTGTCACCTGCAGCAACCTTCTAGAACTCTACAAATACACCCTTCGTCAGAAACATCATAACATTAACATACTTGATCTATCACATAACAATATCACCAAAATTACACACGAATTGGACAGACTAACTGAATTGGTCACTTTAGATCTCTCTACTAATGGCCTTAcggaaataaataagtttttgcacaatacgaaaaaaattgttcaCCTGAATCTTGCGCATAATCGATTACGAAAGATTTTATTGCAACATCTGCCCATAAGCGTCAGTTCTTTAGATTTAACCGGAAATCTATTAACTGATGTACCATCTGATTTTGGACATTTGCCTAGTTTGGAACATCTAGAGCTAGAAGGAAATCCACTAGACTGTTCATGCAATAATATAGTTAGCAGAAATCGATTATTGGTAGCGAATGTGCATATCGAtgatgtaaaatgtcatactCCAGCCCGATTAAAAGGTCGATCTTGGCTAGAATTAAAAACTAAAGATATCTGCAAAGTCTCCAAAACGGATTTCATGGATATGATGATGGGAGATGATCCGATGGATGCTGTTCAAATAGGCGAAGAAAGTACAGCCTTGAAATCAATGCCTTTGGTAGCTAGTAGCGATTTAGAAGATGGTAAGATAGTTCACGGTGCTGATTTAGGAGAAGATGATGATAGTTTACAATTCATGAGAGTAGGGCATAAGTTATCATCTTCATCGAGTGAAATAGAGGGATCGGGCGCAGGTGAAGATAAAGAGACTAAAAATCTGGAATACAACAATGATAAATCTGCTACTCATATTAACGAAGATTTGATTGAAGGTTCTGGCGAAGGGTCTGGTTTCTCTGGTGCtcttaattttgattttacagATCACACAGATAGTACCTTGGATAAAACTATCGATGACTTGAAAAACGAAACAGTTATTAGAATATTAAAGTCGGAGGAATTATTATCTGCACATAATACCAACGAAAATGATGATTTGATAGAAGGGTCTGGTGAAGGGTCTGGTGTTGGTGTTGGCATTGGTGACTACGATGATACTCCTGGTTTAGAGACAACTACTGTTGTAGTAGAAGATTTCATCCCTGAGCcagtcaataaaatatttacagaagAGATAAACTCCACTGACATTGACTTTCCTGTACCAAAAACTCCTAATGTTTTTAAAGGTGGCCCTAATTGGCATGAAGAACCAGACCCCGAAATTGTTACTGTAGTCTCTGTTCCTTCTGAAGTACCAAGAGATACTACGGTATCTGAACAAATACGTGTTACTCAGCCCTCTGAAGTCCTTGGTCAGGCTCCACCCGGAGAAGAAAATGTTGTCACTCATAAAACCGGTACATACGTATGCATCGCTTTGATAATTGTTCTTCTAGTAGGTTTAATAGGATTTGCTATTACTAAAGGGCAGATGAGGAAAAGAAGAGATCGAAGAATCCTTAGACAACAAAAACGAGACGTAGAAAAGGCTTCTAAAGAGATGGTAGATATGAACAAATCCTTATTAGGTAAACCAGCTACAGTCGACAACGCTAAGGAGAGAAAAGTTAATGGAAAATATGAACTTGTACCAACACATGAGTCAGTTCAGAAAAAAGGAAATGGTGATGTTGCCAATGGTATAAAACATGAAGGAGAAAGGACTGACAGTCCTCATGATACTAATCAAAACAAAAGCAGttcaatagataataatttaactcTTGATAACCAAATGCCACAGCAGGAAACGTCGTTTGATTCAGAACCGGGTATAACTAATTCTCGCAAAGACACCAACTCATTGTCTAGTGAAGATATTTTTGTCCctataaatgatgatgataatgcaaGAGCAAGCAGCAACTTAGATTTAGATATATCTCAACCACTTATAAACGGAGATCCTATTGCTGATTCGGATTACTTATCGCCATCTCGTGAATATGTACCTGTATATTCTCCCGATATGGGAAGAGTTCGAATTAAAATGACAGAAACACCTAAACCGAAAACTCCAGTGCTAGTCACTAGAAGTAGGTCTAATGCTGGAGATATAATTATTACACCAACATTAGATGGAAATGCGTCAAAATCAACTACTTGAAACTTAGTTTTACAGAGCAGAATAAGAACAATTATTTGTGTCTTCAGTGTCACATAGCAAGCACTTCACTATTGGCTAAATTCTGTGATTATTCCGTGTAACATTTTGTGTGAGAAGTGGAATGCGTAAGGGACTCTATGAGTTGAAAGAAGTTATTGACTGTATTAAGTACTGCCAAAGTGTGTTTGTAGTCGACAGTGCCTTTATTGTAACTGTGTAGTGGTTTAGATATATTTATGAGATATTGCGcgataaatagaaatatttttatacatgtaAAATGTTGCCATgttcattataatatatagatgtaaaaattgttttaattattatgagaaACAAATTGTTGAAATTAAGTTGGTAACACAATTTGTACAATCTAGCATTGTATTCTCTTTCGGTTTCGGTACAATTCTTGAGTTGTCAATGGTTGTGTACTTACCTATTTTATCCCGAATATACTAACGGCAACGTTAAGCAACGAATGTTTGAGCTGGTTGTAGTCTATTACCTTATAATTTCCTATTTTGAGAGTACGAATACATCTAGATTCGTCTTTTTTGCGATCTAAGCATAAGTTCcttatgaataattttattaaattattagttatataaGATTGTGAtaccatttattttaagtaacacATGCTACTAGGgtaacaataattatgtatgcAGGAAATTTGTTCATTcattgtacattttattttctatagataacttgtttgaaaattattttaccctTTTTAGTAAGACATATTTAATTGCTGTATCACTTTGCTTTTGCTGACTTGTTTTaattgtttcatttttatttatcgacatttaatttttttttatttaaacaaacttttcactATGTTATAAAAGATCAAAACAGAGAACAATAAAGTATTTCAATATAAAGAGATTTATAACtgatgtaattttattttgaatgatATAAACCGTTAATTGAATCTTTCTGTAGTTTTTGTTACCATTAACCATCAGTCACCAACCCATGCAAGGCACCAACAGGTAAGTTTAAAGAAAGGTGATTCATGATAAAAAACCAACAGCTACACAGAGTCACTACACTATTGGGATGATATTTTGCTTCATTCATGCCTAGGTGCATGCAAAGAAATTGATATATGAAGTCGGTTCAGTATATTCAGtgattattactctttaaactttacctctataaaacaTTAGTTTACATAAAACTGTTAATTACAAGTATTTTAAATAAGGATCaataaaagtacctacaaaaaaaatcgtTCATGTGTCTACATAcgtaataattctttatttatttttgtaaaaatataaagctaaaTTGAAtacatttctaaaatatataacaaataagTTTAACTAAAATACCATAATGTACATAGATTTATAAATATCTTgcaaaacaatacaaataacttatcattattaaaaatacgagTCTGAATTAAATTGCCTTCTAAAATAAGTATAGCAAAAGGTGGGAACagctcaataaataatttattagaagttctaaattattatcaaccgaACGCATAAAAACTAGCtagttaagttttattaaaaattaagtttaaaacaccttaaatttatataattagatattgtacataaatatatctatttacAATTTCTACAAcacttgttttaaaatttacaaagtacgagtataaaatGTGGACAATACAAATTAGGTAGTATTAATACTcgtatgaatttttaatttctttaaaaaaaaccttggttTTAAGAATATACTTGCAGGTTTCGTCAAATTATAACAATGAACTTCAGTGACGATTTGATAACAAAGACATAATACCCGCTGATGAAAAACTTCTTATCTGTTTTATGCAAGCCCATATAAGAACTCATTAAAGTCCAAGAAACAGAGTACTCTAAAGTTCCGTTTAAGGTATACCAGCACAGTATATTATGAAAACAAATAACCATAGCAAGATCATAAGTAAGAAACCGAATTACAACAGATAAGATTTAAAAATCACTCTCTCTTGGCAGATTTTCATCGGAAAATCGTCGAAGTCTTGGGCGAAGTGGTCTTTCTAATTCTGCTTCGACTTCAATCACATTATTGTGTTCTGACAATCGCCTTCGTCTTGCGCCTGGGCTTTGCTCTAATTCAGCTATTTCATGACTTCCATACCTTCCATTTCTTCTTCGCCGTCTTCTATTTTTATCATAAGTAGTTTCGGCTAATTCTATGTCATCTAATACTGGAATGTCACCATTTCTTTCGGTTTCTTCTAGTAAATCGCCACTTGATTTCGTTTTCCTCCGTCCTCTTCTACGTTTAGTTTTTCCTGTACCTGTTTCATTTAGTGATTGACAAGATACGTTTAGTTTAGGCATAGAGAGAGCTTCGTCATACGACGGTGGTGCTATTAAGTCTCTGGGATCTGGTGTGTTACACAAAGCTTCCTGCTCTGCCCTAATCCTCAATTGCCTCAATCTATCTCTAGCTTCTTCGACTTGTCGTTCTCTTTCAGCTTGCATGGCAGCTAAACGACGATTCATAGATCTTCTTATGgtattaataagtataatgCACAGTGAAAGTCCAACAATCATGACAATAATAAACCACACCAAATTATCTGCATTTCCCACTCTTTCACTAGGATTCCACACAAAATAACAAGCTTCTAGCCATGTTTGTCCAATGACGGTTACAGGACTGTTACATATAAGGTTATAGGATTCTTCTTTCTTGTTTGGCTCCAGAGTCAcaaattcataaaaatcaaacatATTTCCATCAGCGCAGTCGCATCTCCACATATTATCGCCTAGATCCAATCTGTCTAGATAAGGATTAGAGTCAAAATAGGTTCTGCTCCAAATATTAGTGAATCTGTTGCCAATTACACCTAGGCCAGCTAAGCGTGGTAACATGAAAAACGTAAGGTTATTAACGGAAGTTATTCTATTGTAATtcaagtttaaatattttaaagtgtttgATGATATGCTATCTGGGATATGAGACAGGAGATTACGTGATAAATCTAGGTCCACAAGTGAGGGTAGTCCTTCAAGTGAATCCTTTCCAATCATATTAATTTCACATGAGTTCATATCAATTTTAGATAATGACATGGATTTTAAGTGACCAACTCTGTTCAGGTAATTTCTAGCTAATTTAATTTGAGTCAATGATGGCATTTCCAAGAGGCTGTCTTCTGGAATATGAGCGATTTCGTTCCAGGACAAATCTAAATACCTTAACATAGTTAAACCACGAAAAGTATCACTTTTCATAGaaccaatattattattagataggtctaaatattctaattttgtattatttgaaaACTCATTGCTTCTTAAAAATCGTATCATATTGTGATTTACTATAACTTTTCTAAGATTTGGAAATCCAAACAGATTAGGTTTGAAAACATTACAGTACGAAATATCCAAATATCGCAAAGAACTTGAGTATAAATAATCTGCTGTAGGAGATAACTGTAGTCGATAGTTATGTGACATTTTGAGAAACACTAAAGAAGGTAAGTAAGCCAGTTCATTATGATTTATGATGCTCAACTGGCAATTGCTTACATATAGACTTTTCAGTGAAGGTGATATAAGGTTCTGTATCCTTAATAAAGGATTATTGTTAAGTTTCAAAACACTTATACTAGTTAAACCACTTAAGGGAGATCGTCCATGAATAGAATCTATTTCACAGTTTTCTAAAATAAGTGTCTCTAACGAAGAACTTATTAGTAGTTCATGATTTGCTAAGTTCGCTAACGTCTTGAACTTATTTTTAGATAAGTTTACAGTTTTAAGATTAGTTGCTGGTTTTAATACTTCGTTGGGATTTAAACTTATCCATGATTCAAAACTGTTTCTTGACAAATCCAAAATTTCCAGTGCAGTAAGATTTTGTAGTGCATTTTGTGGTAGTTCCTTTAACTGATTTCCACTCATGTCCAACGATATAAGATTGTAAAGCTCGTACATATTTTCCGGAAACGTAGAGATTTCATTGTTGGAAATGTTCAATTTAGTAACCTGAAAACATAATGATGTAAATTTAGTGTAACATTAAGTGTTtacgaaatgaaaaaaaatatttatttcaaaataatagataatatgacctctgcctccgtttctgGAGAGTATttgttcgaatctggtccggggcatgcacctcaaacttttcagttgtgtgcattttaagaaattaaaatatcacgtgtctcaaatggtgaaggaatcgtgaggaaacctgcataccagataattttcttaattccctgcgtgtgtgaatctgccaatccgcatttggtcagcattctaaaaggagactcgagctcagcagtgagacgaatatggattggtaatgatgatgatgacgatgaatgtACAGTCCATTAAATaacttacaaataataatacctattcGTTTAATAAAAGGAAAATGTTAAATGTGACGCGGATAATgttaagacaaattaaaaaaatataatcctaCCTTAGCATTTATACCAACAGGAAGACCAGTTAACCCCCTATGTGAGCAATCCACGCTAGTCTTATCTGTATTACATGAACACAGATAACAAATTTCATTTGTATGATCATCCAAATCCAACATTTGCGCATGCGCCAACCAAATCAGCAGAAGCAGTCCCGAAATCCGTAAAAGAATCATCACGTCTCTGTAGCATTACTACCTGTGAAGTGAAATCAGTTTCATCATTGTCAacatcacagattaaagaataatagacaGATAGAGTTAGAgagcacggaacacgacggtgttgcagccgttccaaatacaaaattgaaaaacgaatacattctcgagtcagtacgacccgaagcgtcacatcagtaattttcagtattattcataaaaaatggcgtcttatgtttttaaataatttaaaaacacaaactaaagaaataagaaggagtattttttttattgctaattattacataaatgtaaattaatttaaaaaaaaaattaaaaattaattcacatttttaaattataatctttttttttaaagttacttttacgtaaatgtaaattaataatcaattattgatttaatgttagttttaaacttttgaaatacaaattatgaaaaaagtttgtttaataggatgtcaaggagacgcgtgacgtttgtctTTTacgggtttcaccggcttcaccacgttgCTTggaaagactcattctggatcatttaTTCTGTGGTCAAGATTACTTAGATACCTCACGAACGTTTGAAATCTAATTAAGGGCTAAATGAATCACAGCATGAACACCTGCACTAAAATCCTTTTAATTTTCTGGTCACGCGCACTACTCCAAATAGGAGCACATTTTAGAGCCGGAAAAGAAATATCAACATTAGCGAGTACACAGTTACTTGCAATGCaacaattttatctttgttaTCAGCGCTGATAAAACCAAGTTGTAGTTCACGTAAATTTAGGTCGACATACCTACTTTAGCTGGTGTTAGTGTTACAAAT
This DNA window, taken from Bicyclus anynana chromosome 1, ilBicAnyn1.1, whole genome shotgun sequence, encodes the following:
- the LOC112046179 gene encoding protein windpipe → MARLPSYTYLLAASILLAPTLAAVCPDSCVCSTTRDGLHRVTCSNLLELYKYTLRQKHHNINILDLSHNNITKITHELDRLTELVTLDLSTNGLTEINKFLHNTKKIVHLNLAHNRLRKILLQHLPISVSSLDLTGNLLTDVPSDFGHLPSLEHLELEGNPLDCSCNNIVSRNRLLVANVHIDDVKCHTPARLKGRSWLELKTKDICKVSKTDFMDMMMGDDPMDAVQIGEESTALKSMPLVASSDLEDGKIVHGADLGEDDDSLQFMRVGHKLSSSSSEIEGSGAGEDKETKNLEYNNDKSATHINEDLIEGSGEGSGFSGALNFDFTDHTDSTLDKTIDDLKNETVIRILKSEELLSAHNTNENDDLIEGSGEGSGVGVGIGDYDDTPGLETTTVVVEDFIPEPVNKIFTEEINSTDIDFPVPKTPNVFKGGPNWHEEPDPEIVTVVSVPSEVPRDTTVSEQIRVTQPSEVLGQAPPGEENVVTHKTGTYVCIALIIVLLVGLIGFAITKGQMRKRRDRRILRQQKRDVEKASKEMVDMNKSLLGKPATVDNAKERKVNGKYELVPTHESVQKKGNGDVANGIKHEGERTDSPHDTNQNKSSSIDNNLTLDNQMPQQETSFDSEPGITNSRKDTNSLSSEDIFVPINDDDNARASSNLDLDISQPLINGDPIADSDYLSPSREYVPVYSPDMGRVRIKMTETPKPKTPVLVTRSRSNAGDIIITPTLDGNASKSTT
- the LOC112046156 gene encoding uncharacterized protein LOC112046156, giving the protein MGFIFLSLWLWLLPATVLLSPVPELQEEQEEHCRTYTHEDLLHLDCTDRGLSDLPSGLDYNAQVLLLSNNNFATFPEQLQNFHQAETLDLSGNRLTSALPNYILGLQRLNSLNLSNNNYDSWLTIESTFNIQKLDLSKNKINRIDEDAFVRMSRLTYLDLSENRINNLPLGIFAKTTGLEVIILSRNYFSEVPKFQSPSLRILHLSNCQITNLDTNSMTEMPTLLEINLSLNEIESIPDNLASNSLQELDLSYNEIATINDQSFSSLPHLAVLDLRGNEFKEVWSTSHFASNPFLREVRVKGNRWSCEGFRVNMLLTYEFLTKEPPKVQDRGSLICYSPQNVSQLSWQQAYIRTWHADENGTPSYTLMAVLFGMLIGTLITSCVCRGIMALNPPQPRQTTPETTALNGNATQRRPDSVQLRIPLREELPPSYDEALLMPRLNASFHSLPDFVDEEDSNTNNNRRYRRSRSIGDLTETRPRVHDRRSVRRTVDIDVMILLRISGLLLLIWLAHAQMLDLDDHTNEICYLCSCNTDKTSVDCSHRGLTGLPVGINAKVTKLNISNNEISTFPENMYELYNLISLDMSGNQLKELPQNALQNLTALEILDLSRNSFESWISLNPNEVLKPATNLKTVNLSKNKFKTLANLANHELLISSSLETLILENCEIDSIHGRSPLSGLTSISVLKLNNNPLLRIQNLISPSLKSLYVSNCQLSIINHNELAYLPSLVFLKMSHNYRLQLSPTADYLYSSSLRYLDISYCNVFKPNLFGFPNLRKVIVNHNMIRFLRSNEFSNNTKLEYLDLSNNNIGSMKSDTFRGLTMLRYLDLSWNEIAHIPEDSLLEMPSLTQIKLARNYLNRVGHLKSMSLSKIDMNSCEINMIGKDSLEGLPSLVDLDLSRNLLSHIPDSISSNTLKYLNLNYNRITSVNNLTFFMLPRLAGLGVIGNRFTNIWSRTYFDSNPYLDRLDLGDNMWRCDCADGNMFDFYEFVTLEPNKKEESYNLICNSPVTVIGQTWLEACYFVWNPSERVGNADNLVWFIIVMIVGLSLCIILINTIRRSMNRRLAAMQAERERQVEEARDRLRQLRIRAEQEALCNTPDPRDLIAPPSYDEALSMPKLNVSCQSLNETGTGKTKRRRGRRKTKSSGDLLEETERNGDIPVLDDIELAETTYDKNRRRRRRNGRYGSHEIAELEQSPGARRRRLSEHNNVIEVEAELERPLRPRLRRFSDENLPRESDF